From the Diadema setosum chromosome 3, eeDiaSeto1, whole genome shotgun sequence genome, the window gatgcaaaagttatgaatttttaaagttttggtgttggaaccgctggaggaggagactactagaggatatgacgtatgagtggacaacaatacaaagaaaatataaaggaaattcaacaaaaattcacttttctagaattatgaaagagcaatggaccaaccgctttcagaaagcagggggaataattgctacccttgacatatgtcaacatcaagttgatggaatttgtaattttcatgaaaaatggatttttgcagaattttctttatattttcttggtatagaccgattcaagcaactgttcatggaagtgcgccctcttaaggcgacgccataactgggggccaaacaggccgggtcggcaagcgccctgcgtgcgtggcaagggtgccagcggcagccagtgcttttaccacccggcgccagccggccagctagctgtctctggcgctggcagcgatcgacgcatctggctTTGTCTCAACTAtggtctacattttttttttttttcgctagctgattaaatataaataaaattaaacaacttgtaccgactatgagcgaatgggtagatgacatacggctgtagccaaaacttgaatttcaaggtaaatatcggtacgatccgtgagtgtttgtagactctatttctttggcgatgacttgggtactcgcatgtaagccccgtatattcacatttgtgtaagagaataaaaaccgctggggagaattattgctaggcgcaggcagacgtcttgctagTAAGCCTAGACTGTTGATAAGTTAGCTGATATAATTAGATACAATATGGATAAGAATCGTGAGCTAAATATGGCGCAATAAATTGCAAGCTATCAGTTAACTTAATCTTTTTAGGGCaggcttttgcctttactcgggaGTGTAGGGCCAGCAGGGTAAAATCTGTCGaacgttagatcttgtctagaaatctaggcaagagtccCGACTggatctagacctattgacttctagaaccctacatcctatatcattttcggttgtcgataacttcaggcaagcctaactaagtaaaccaaacggaATATAAATCTAACCGCGTTAACTTAGGCGTTTCTATTAAACGACTACGTCGCCTGATGTCTACAACCAAAACTTCTACTGTTTTAGGTCTAGAATCTAAGTAACCTTGCCTAACATCACGCTAACGCCtaatattataatctacaaaagtgatttttaaatcatactttcttagtatgattatgaaacggatatgtttgtcaccatccatggtttaatcATTATAAGTATTATCAAAAGTCAGATTCAGAGTTCCATTGAATaaaaattgaataggcctagGTTcctatggtcaattcagtgctgaacattgaagaagtgaaaacagtataagaatttaacgcatcttgaaacatttatttagctgtagtgtaggctgtaaaatgtttatcataataataaagtctagccaggaagtgtattctaactttggcaagtaggacaccaaggataagaaaaaaaaatcagtgaattatcaaattctttgatctaaacttgtcttctaagatgaacaacatattttacgtatatgcagtgataacctaatTAAAATAGTTaatagagaatctagtagacatagtttgtttcgaaatctgtgcattttttataccgttgtatttcacttaattgtctttaattcTTGCCTTTACCCAATCATGCGTCAGCGGTGTCTGAAATTCACACactgccgtgcagcttccatttccattttttctgttatttgtgcacccagcaactgcacaatatgttttcctgatccttcctttgaagctttcattgtagatcaatatgtctgaatcactcatatcaatttgtctaaaagaaaagcattaaaagccgctgaatgacttttcccacagtgagtaaacaatcacaatattagcgcggcggtcgccggccgcggcGTAGCGGCCaggcccggctaactatgcgcgatgggtacgctaggctgctgagctgcaagtgcaacttgctgggtagctagctcgctggaagcccccgttggcccccagttatggcgaccgttatagcgccgctagcggcggtaggtgaataggtcatcgaaattgaatcggtctattgttgtccactcatacgtcataacctctagtagtctcctcatccagcggttccaacatcaaaactttaaaaattcataacttttgcatcgattgtccgattttcttcaaactttcactgatgtgttctactaatgttgttgctttcactcaatccacattgctcttggggtttatcttccctttaaagatttGATACTCgcagctacaatgtacaatgtacatcacaaCATTTATGACATATCTTGGGGGATTTTTTGAGATGTGCTATGAAAACTTAACTTCAGTTTTGAGGTGTCAGGGTTCAACAAACCATCTACACACTACTACTGCCATATTGAGataacattttgttgtttttctcaattCTATTCACTATGTTAGAGTGTCATATTCACATCTAATACATTCTACTTAATCATTGACATACAAAGTACTGAATAGTGTAGTTCAAAATGGACCTCTTTTTTAAGCGTAcaaaagtgtatgtgtgtacgtctATCACTTTGTTTCTCTGTATGTTTTCAATAACTGAAATTTTACTGCATAGTactacttaaaggggaaggctagtaactgatcagtgggaatcagtgggaatgctgggggtgattgtttcaaatccttgtgggattcatttaagagtacattatatatctattgttgtgtgaaaattatttgcttcagaatggtctcagattcaagtaatgtgcagtttaatgtttccaggttagcatgtctgtacagtgacggggcgatcgttaacggcttactagccatcccctttaacatgcAAGGTCTTCAGACCAGTTCCAGCACATCATGTTGAGGGTCCTCTGGAcaagtgaaatgaaaataaatgctCCCTCTTTGATGCTCATCTGATCTTGACACAAAAAGGATTAGCAGCTGCTAGGGATGTTTCTGATTCACTTTGCACTGAGTGGCACATCACACTCAACAGAGGAACTGATACATTAGTGCTTCAGAGATCGAAAACattagttatatatatattgtatatattgtatgttaATATGTTTAAATTTTAGTTCCAGTTTTGGTAATGTCTTTGTGTCTACTAATCTATTCATTTTATGTGTATCTCTGGTAATCCATTATACTAAGAATTTCCATTGTGGATGATATCAAAAGTGAATCAATCGATTcatctatttcatgaaaaaaaaaaaagaattgtagaAACGGGACAAAGAGAAAAACCAAGTATGAACACAACGGCAATACAACAACTGGTTATAGCGAAACCACGCCTGCTAACGAAACTTTTCGTGACTCATCTGGCCAtttcttaaccctaactaggccgggctattcaggtagatgatagagctggggggggggggggggcctcccaggccccccctccggatctcggccgtcgaccgcgcgatcgcgacgaaaattggcacacacattgcctatgatgtaatctaaagtaccatgaagttaatttttacaaaaattatcatttacactaaattatgctaatttatgtataatgatgcatgaaatcagacaatttggtataaatcactaaataaagctcaaaacaggcacattttttgtgtattctttttagtgtccttagcaaatgtaagagaaaaaaattgcgcaatcagaaaaaatttcctaagtattttattattttgtgaatttcttatgtatttttttgttttttcgactttatgtttttcattgttttttcgatgaaatttgtccgtgacattgttctgaacaagaaaatgcgttattaattgattttaatcaataaaacccaaaaataatcatgcttttatgaaatttgcctgtaaacacagtttgcattgaaaatgtacacaaattcacttttttgagcaatttttggtctgacatgcacgtgcatatttatgcgcaacttcggaaccgcacacccgggcatcgcaaatttggtgtcaaaagatgcgggagactcgaaagaaaaaagtcatgaaacgtcgcggcgatagcttctcgcgatagcgatacatcgcgcgaaacgtcgaggggggggggcctcggaggccccccccccccggcctagttagggttaaaatttTGCTTGCTCAAGTAAAGCAGACAAACGTCTCTGCCGAAATGTATGCTTTCCATTCAAAATCTGTGGTATCTGTAAATGGGGATGAATCCCGAGTAAGAACAGACATTTTGGGTTGGAAGATTGGTGAACACAAAGATGTCATTGTCGGAACTATATACACACTAAgaacattttatgaaaacagatGCTAAGGGGGCATTGAGCGATGGCAATATGCAGCAACGAGTAAAAAGCCTATGAACATGTTGGCATGATGTGCAAGAAAAAAAGCAGGAGAGGACGGCAAACTAGCCTTCGATTCCTGTCCCGTCCGCGTCATCTACATCAGATCCTTTCACGTTCCGTCGCCTAAGCGTGTCTGGTAGCGGATCCTCATCTGCACCGATGTTCTCAACTTCCGATTCGTCGTCGCTGTCAACCTCCTCGTCATCCTGCTCATCATAATCAGCCTCGACGTcgacaatgttcattttgttggGCCGTCGCTCCTCGATGTCAGAGTCTCTTTGTTCGACATCATTTTCCTCCTCAGAGCTTCTGTCCATAGACACCTCGATGCCGTCGCCGATGAGGAGGTCCTCCTCATCGCTCAGGTCTTCAACGTCCACATCCACGTCGGCCTCATTGGCATCCATGTCCTGGTCGTTCACCTCTGGTTTGGTGAGGTTAGAGAGCACGACTGCAGGGTCATCCTTTTCGTTTGCTGCCGAGAGCAGGAAATGGAAAGTAATAAAAATGCGGTTCAATGAATATCTTGATgttctctactttttttttttcttcaaagtgtATACAACTTCACCACACCAAGAGCAAAACTGTCTAGTATAATGTGCCTGGACACAACTTTATTGTACAGCATACAAAACGCTCACTTGATAATGACCACAATCGACTTGCTCATTACTGTGACTTTCTTGTGTTggtatgtacagtgtaggtgGACCACTTCATCAGGTTTGAAATATGTAGCACCCTGCTCgggtttgaattttcttcagtttgtatCCCTCTTACAAAtaagatttgtaagatcgcaaatAATACTGCTGACCTGCAATAggaatttaacaaacatgtcagaaaaaatgAACCACGGCACTCGAACCTGTCGTCTACTGCTTTcagggcagcgacactaccaccaggctatccctggttgctgacagtgacacgatgaacatggaacatataaccaagctccgaaattctgATATTGTTACGTTAAGTTGTCCAAGGCGGTGAAGGCTAGACAGTATTAAGTAGAGGGAAGGTTGAGGCTTgcattttcttcagtttgtctccctctaacaaataaaatttgtaaAATCACAACTGCTGACCTGTTATATAAATCTAACaaacatgttggaaaaaaaaggaaccatgagactcgaacctgtcatgtACTACTTTCCGGACGGAGACACTACCACCAGACTGTCCCTGGTAGCCAGCAGTGAAGCTCCTGCTCTTTGCAATCAtagtgaatgaaataatgtatgttctGCTACATGCAAGAGTCGTGAGTAATGCACACTTGCAACCTCCATTTAATTTTCTACCTGAGGGACAGAGTGCTTTGCACGATTTGGGCTAAAAGCTTTGACCCCTTTTTTTCTCCCGCAGTGGGATACGACTGGGCGGGGCAGGACGCATACGAATACCTACCAACTCTAAAACTCAGTTGAAAGAAATTACTGGGaggaaaataatgcaaaaatagGAATTCCCAGCTATCTCAGATACATCACTATATGCTGATGTTGACAAAGAACAGGGACACTGGGTTGAatgaattttcttctttttgaagACTGATGAATATTATGTTATGTAATGTTGACCCAAAAAATGAAGCTTctactttcaccaaaaaaaaaaaggagaaaaattcaaTACTAAGATGGAGGATGTATATAAGTGATCAGTGTTGaagtagtagtcatgataaaagatatttatgtcaatgtagggcaatttgtcaatcagttgcaatgaaaacatcttgaaggaagaatttcatgaatttgaataattactcAGTACCCACTGCAtactataaggattagaaccaacacttactgtcaggcggaagctcggtggtttTAGTGGATGACACCCGTccagagatcaggaggtcgtaggttcgaatcctgctcgagtatgtacgcccaggAATTCTGTTATCacggctactactaaaacactgatcaattcagtgcttatttacgtcaatgtagggcaatttgtcaatcacttgcaagAATAAGTTGGAGGATTTGGCAGGTATGCAAGTATGTTACTGAACAAGGCAAACATAGGAACACAAGGCTGAATGATACTTCTTTCCTACAAAGAATAGCACTGttcctactgaaaaaaaaaaaaaaatgaaaaacagagcAGTTGGAATGTATGAAGGATTGGGCGGGGCCCACTTACAGGCGAGATGCTGTGTGACCCGGTTCATAGCCACACCCATGTTGTTCATCATGTCCATCATCCTCTGCATCGTCTTCTCCGTCTCCTCCAGCCGCTTCTTCAGGACGTCAACTTCCTCTTCCGAGCCTGGtgggagaaagaaaagaaaagagtctGATCAACCCATTGGGGATGAATACTgtgaatactcgggcaggtgtctatgaggaatgcgtgttgtagcaaaatccaaccatcctcaatgggttaaaaggtgACTTTCAGGTACCTGTCAAGTCTGATAGAGTAACAATGGGATAATCTACCCCAAAGGAAAAATGGTATCACGGCGATAAGGCCAAActattttcaacaaaaataaagcaataaAATCAGGGTGAGGCCTATACGCCAGCACAAGCAAATTATTGTCGGtctttccaactcaagagaatCACCTGCCTGACCAACACTTATAATCATGTATGAGACTATGCAATGTGCCAAAAGAAACCTAAAAGAAAAGCCCACAACATTTTTGAGGAAGCAATGTGTGTACACAGCAATGTAGGGCACATTTCCCTCTCttttcaagtacatgtaatctAGAAAGAGGACATGTACTATAATGTCTGGCGCCCTCACCTGATGACTTCTTGCTAGGAGAGAGGTCAACTTTGTTGGAAGAAGCCCTCCTGGGTTCCCCCTTCCTCCAGTCTGGGTAGTTTGCTGCCCTCAGCTCAGCCGCTAGCTGTCGCTGTAGCTTCTCCTCCTGTTCGCGCTGGAGACTGGGCCCGTCCTGGTAACCATTGTCACGGAAACCCCAGCCCCCGCCACTGCTGCCCCTGTTGTTGGACGATGGGGACTTGTCCTTCAGGAAAACCTGGTTGAGGATGGAGTGGGTATGATATTCAGGTACACTGTAGGTGGTTTCACAGTCAAACCATGAATTCTTTCTTGAATGAGAGAGTAGTCCTACTGAGGAAGTTGACAAAGTGCTTAGCGGACTTTCAAGATTACAAATTCAAGAAAGAATATGTGACGGCCCacctcaaaacccacaaaaagttgCAGATTAGGATTCTTTGTAATGGACCAAGCTGTTATTTGGGTTCACtaactcaatttttttttaagtttgctTTACTTGGAAGAGCAATCTTCTTTTCTAACAACTGTAAAACTTTGCCGGCTAAAATAAAAATCTAAAACTAAATATTAgcagttttatttcttttcttctgagAGTGTGGGGAAATAGACTATATTTCCACTGATATCTTCAGGGCAGCATGCTTGAGTGTGCATAATCTTTGAATAGTCTTTTCTCCCTTATCTACACCGTATGCAGTTGCACTTCCCTACTCTCTCTTCTTATAGTCACTTTTTGAATGGGTTAAGACTGTAAAGTTTCAACAAGTTAGGTATCAATTCAAAGCTAAGAGTTTGTATTATTTCAAACAATGTAGAAAAGCggaaattcattttggcctacgttttgtgggttttgagctagGCAGTAATGTGTTACATACCGGTACCTAGGGTCAATCTCTTACCTTGTAGATGACATAACCAAAATAGACAAAGATTCCCACGGCATAGACAGGGAGTACCGTTCCCATCATGCCTCGGCCCCGAGATGACTCCTGCTGCGACTGTGCCATGAAGGAGGACGAGTCAACCGGACctgtggagaaaaaaagaaccacAGCTCTCAAGACACCATACCACATATTTACTGTGATGTTGTTACGCACCTTGAACACAAACACAGCTTGTGGTGACATTAAGGGTAGCTGCACCCCTTAACCATAATcccaccgggttttttgagggacttgcaGGGGGGGCCTttttggtcccccccccccccccttcagatctcggtcgtggaTCGTGCGATCCTCACAAAAATTTGCACTAGGCCAGAAGCCAATggaatctacaagactgtaaagttagattttcaaattttaattcatgtattttttataAATTAATTTATGCTATCATGTAACTTTTaatgcaaaaatacattttttttttgcctataaatcaaaaaataaagttccaagacttctaatttttggtgaacatattcttttcaatatcctcaacaataatattgaagcaaatattcggcttcataattatttcttatgtatttcattgtttattgaatttcttatgtatttccttgttttttactctttgtttttgttttttcattaaaatttgtcacagaaacttttttaaagcataatcaggctaaaataaatcatgatCAGcctttgaaagtaaaaatatttatttttacatgaattaattgcaaaaacacaatttacattggatttgtacacttggggtcaacaaatttttttcaaaggggtgtggcttcaaaacggtatgcccgggagcaacaaatttggtctcaaaagttgtgcgatacttgaaagaaaaaagtcataaaatgtcgcaGTGAGAGCATCAAGGGTTGCGGAATAATCACACGAAAtgtcgcggggggggggggggggggggcaaaatacCTCCTACCCcggtgggaatagggttaacccattgaggatgggttGATTTTGCTTcgacacgcatttcccatagacgcttgcccgagtatactcgggactcgtcctttATGGGTTAAATACCACTCTCTTCTACTTAATATTTCCTTTTGGCTTAACATGGTTTATTCATTCAAGTGTATGGCACAGTGTGTGCCTGGTTGACACTGGTATGGATGTGCTGGTATCAACCAGGAACACACTGTGCCATATGCtcaaatgaatgaatcaatgaagATACCATTTTATGGCCATGGTATGGTTCAGGCAACTTAAGCCACATTTCGACATAAATAtaatacatacactttgtataatgtaacatgatcaagaaaatataaggagatttccacaaaatttcattttttcatgaaaaagtacacattccctcaacttgttactgacatgttaaGGGTAaaatcattccccctgctttctgaaagttaAAGTCAAGCGCTCTTTATTATGAATGTGAAagatgttgaattttctttacattgtacaatgattgatacattgtacaaacatGTACATCACTGTGCATACAATGGCAAAAAGTGTTGTATtgtagtcttcacatccagaAAAGGTTGTGccaaacctgaaaaaaaaaaaaaaaaaatcatacctgTTGAACAGATAAACCCAATTTTCCTCACACTTGGCTGATAgcatgtgttctactagtatcaCTGCATTCCCTAAATTCACCTACAGTATACATAGGCTTAATTTTCCTTCATCATCAGTGTGGTTACAGTAAACTACATTTCAATATGTTTCTGCTGGCAACATAGCTTGAATTCCCGCTGGCTTCTACTCCTTGACAAGATTTCAACACTCCTTTAAAGTTGATTGGTTTACTCACTTGGACGTGCCCCTCCCATTGGTTGCTTCCCGGACCCTGGGCCAGGCCCCGCCCCCATGTTCATCCTGCCTCGGGCCCCGCCCCCTGGACGCATGTGCGGTGGGTACTCTGTAGGGGAGAAGAGATGCACAGAACATGAAATAGAATGTGCAGTAAACACAGCAAACGTCTTGATAGGGTACCCATACACTCCAATTTTCCAGTTGGTGGACAGCTTTAGAAGTCAGAACCAGAGGCCATAGCACGAAAGTTAGAAAACTAAAATCTATTAATACAACCATATCACGCCACAAGTCTACTCTGTTTGCACCTTGCAAAGAACTGGAACTCCTTACCACTACATACCAGACACATTGCGTCAATAGAGCATCAAGTGTAAATCAGAgggtgagtaaaatttcaggcaaattgtgaaatatttgtgtCTATTATTCACCTGTATTCACCTGTCTTGTCGGGCTTCTGGAAAGACAATACGGTAGTCTTGTAATGCCCTCCCACTTTCTGCAAGACTCCGCTGAtgtattgatagaaaaacattaGGGTGTCGATGTGT encodes:
- the LOC140246895 gene encoding uncharacterized protein; translation: MAFYHTACFVFTIMIICNAILYPTIFSTIFQQWLGGSPPKPEKEPIPEYPPHMRPGGGARGRMNMGAGPGPGSGKQPMGGARPTVFVFKVRNNITVNMWYGVLRAVVLFFSTGPVDSSSFMAQSQQESSRGRGMMGTVLPVYAVGIFVYFGYVIYKVFLKDKSPSSNNRGSSGGGWGFRDNGYQDGPSLQREQEEKLQRQLAAELRAANYPDWRKGEPRRASSNKVDLSPSKKSSGEGARHYNSFLFFLPPGSEEEVDVLKKRLEETEKTMQRMMDMMNNMGVAMNRVTQHLASNEKDDPAVVLSNLTKPEVNDQDMDANEADVDVDVEDLSDEEDLLIGDGIEVSMDRSSEEENDVEQRDSDIEERRPNKMNIVDVEADYDEQDDEEVDSDDESEVENIGADEDPLPDTLRRRNVKGSDVDDADGTGIEG